A DNA window from Engystomops pustulosus chromosome 10, aEngPut4.maternal, whole genome shotgun sequence contains the following coding sequences:
- the SMG7 gene encoding nonsense-mediated mRNA decay factor SMG7 isoform X5 → MSLLCAQYLRQAEVLKADMTESKPGTAEVWTSRQALQDLYQKMLVTDLEYALDKKVEQDLWNHAFKNQITTLQGQAKNRTNPNRSEVQANLSLFLEAASGFYTQLLQELCTVFNVDLPCRVKSSQLGIISNKQMHCGTVVKPQSSSCSYICQHCLVHLGDIARYRNQTSQAESYYRHAAQLVPSNGQPYNQLAILASSKGDHLTTIFYYCRSIAVKFPFPAASTNLQKALSKALESREEVKKRWSVSDFIKAFIKFHGHVYLAKNLDRLSHLREQLEEQFKSMVFHKAFNSQQLVHITVINLFQLHHLRNFGTDAEQQSFSQDEELCWSQLLALFMSFLGTLCRSPSKTRHCDETSCADPLPAIKVSLDWMKLRPTVFQETAVEERQYVWPWLISLLNSFHVLEEDLTSANLLPLPEEFELQGFLALRPAFRNLDFSRGHQAIIGDRETQHRRLRPIRLVSLGKWISENQPRLLQYQTVQGELYFSTDIPEVMIEDADDVEDVSSPLETRQTDVQKTEGSPGLKSVLSTGRSPNGESSEKPVVTFKENIKPQEVNREMPARSYTRSANAGKEQRDFIKGINMTANKKDNNIKRKNEPKKASTDKVQEPAKQSIAVQVKAPVSEARKTPVTPTSSPSTNTQFIPIHHPGAFPPLPSRPGFPPPTYVIPPVAFSMSSGYTFPPGVNVPGSFLQPSSHSAAGNQGPPGKQSHIPYSQQRPSGPGTPNQGGLGTQMQPQAQSGSPTQPSTPTSAQLQLQVMAQQQQQSPTKPIQSLGKNPQHHPSLQQYQQTADASKQLWNSPQVPNSLGKLLPPPMKQNYFMDGRLPNEPLNMLEQCLQHPVMQQPLEKKMKSFPMDAYNQNTSEMKMSDFYWGEQAPYSLNDNRALLAQQSMNNQRGKRQPSGYRSGQEPMTRLPFEKSLLEKPSELISQPPSFLSLTGFSLSQERFPGNSVFNDVYSKSPCSSTKSEVCPPIGQQETSLYSLFEGKPWSPSLPASSDHSTPASQSPHSSNPSSLPSSPPTHNHAAQPFSNFGPIGTPDNRDRRGADRWKTDKPAMGGFGLDYLSVASSSENSWRQINNSSSANAWTAQSNAREDSSALMESLKSIWSTTMMHPGPSALEQLLMQQKEKQQRGQGSLNPPH, encoded by the exons GCAGGCCGAAGTCCTGAAAGCAGATATGACAG AATCCAAGCCTGGCACAGCAGAGGTGTGGACATCCCGTCAGGCTCTACAGGACTTGTACCAGAAGATGCTTGTGACAGACCTGGAGTATGCACTGGACAAGAAGGTGGAGCAAGACCT CTGGAATCATGCCTTCAAGAACCAGATTACCACACTGCAGGGTCAGGCGAAAAATCGGACAAACCCAAATCGCAGTGAGGTGCAGGCTAATCTATCACTATTCCTGGAGGCAGCTAGCGGATTCTATACACAG CTTTTGCAGGAGTTATGCACTGTGTTCAATGTGGATTTGCCTTGCCGCGTGAAGTCTTCTCAGCTGGGGATTATCAGCAATAAGCAGATGCACTGTGGGACCGTGGTGAAACCTCAATCCAGTTCCTGCTCCTATATCTGCCAGCACTGCTTGGTTCATCTTGGAGATATTG CTCGCTATAGAAATCAGACAAGCCAAGCTGAATCCTATTACAGACATGCTGCTCAACTTGTCCCTTCCAATG GTCAGCCATATAATCAGCTGGCTATTCTCGCCTCTTCTAAGGGGGATCATTTGACCACTATTTTTTACTACTGCCGCAGCATCGCTGTTAAATTTCCATTTCCAGCAGCCTCCACAAACCTGCAGAAGGCTCTTTCCAAAGCACTGGAGAG CCGCGAGGAGGTGAAAAAACGATGGAGTGTCTCAGATTTTATCAAGGCCTTCATTAAGTTCCACGGACATgtttatttagcaaaaaatttGGACCGACTGAGCCATTTGCGAGAGCAACTGGAGGAGCAGTTCAAG AGTATGGTGTTTCACAAAGCCTTCAATTCCCAGCAGTTGGTTCATATCACAGTCATCAACCTGTTTCAGCTGCACCACTTGCGCAATTTTGGTACTGACGCTGAGCAGCAAAGCTTCAGCCAAGACGAGGAGCTGTGCTGGTCTCAGCTGCTGGCTCTCTTCA TGTCGTTCCTTGGCACCCTGTGCAGAAGTCCTTCGAAGACCCGTCACTGTGATGAAACATCCTGTGCCGATCCACTTCCTGCTATCAAGGTGTCTCTAGACTGGATGAAGCTGCGTCCCACTGTATTCCAGGAGACTGCAGTGGAGGAGAGACAATA TGTTTGGCCATGGCTGATTTCTCTGTTAAACAGTTTCCATGTGCTAGAGGAAGACCTGACCAGTGCCAACT TGTTGCCGCTTCCAGAGGAGTTTGAGCTGCAAGGGTTTCTGGCTCTTCGACCAGCATTCAG AAACCTTGACTTCTCTAGAGGCCACCAAGCCATTATTGGAGACCGCGAGACGCAGCACCGCCGCCTGAGACCGATTCGTCTCGTATCACTAGGAAAGTGGATATCTGAAAACCAGCCAAG GTTGCTACAATACCAAACTGTGCAAGGTGAACTTTACTTCTCCACTGATATTCCTGAGGTCATGATTGAAGACGCAGATGATGTTGAAGACGTTTCCTCGCCACTAGAGACTAGACAAACAGACGTTCAGAAAACTGAGGGAAGCCCAGGTTTGAAGTCTGTACTTTCCACTGGGCGCAGTCCCAATGGGGAATCTTCTGAAAAGCCTGTGGTTACTTTTAAAGAGAACATTAAACCCCAGGAGGTGAACCGCGAGATGCCGGCTCGTAGTTACACAAGATCAGCCAATGCTGGCAAAGAGCAGAGAGACTTTATCAAGGGGATTAATATGACTGCTAACAAGAAGGATAATAACATTAAAAGAAAGAATGAACCCAAAAAGGCCAGTACTGACAAGGTGCAAGAGCCGGCAAAGCAGAGTATTGCAGTGCAG gtAAAAGCACCAGTCTCTGAGGCGAGAAAAACGCCAGTGACGCCGACATCAAGTCCAAGCACCAACACACAGTTCATACCTATCCACCACCCTGGAGCCTTCCCGCCTTTGCCTAGCCGACCAG GTTTCCCCCCTCCTACCTACGTCATCCCACCTGTAGCGTTCTCCATGAGTTCTGGCTATACTTTTCCTCCTGGAGTCAACGTCCCTGGATCTTTCCTGCAGCCTTCATCTCATTCTGCTGCTGGGAATCAGGGACCTCCAGGGAAACAGTCCCACATTCCTTACAGTCAGCAGAGACCTTCAGGACCAGGGACACCTAACCAAGGAGGCCTTGGTACCCAGATGCAGCCTCAGGCGCAGTCCGGTTCTCCAACCCAACCAAGCACACCCACATCAGCACAGCTGCAGCTTCAAGTCAtggcgcagcagcaacagcagtcGCCCACTAAACCTATTCAGTCACTTGGAAAAAATCCCCAACATCACCCTTCTCTCCAACAG TACCAGCAGACGGCAGACGCCTCGAAGCAGTTGTGGAACTCTCCTCAAGTCCCAAACTCACTGGGAAAGCTGCTGCCTCCACCCATGAAGCAGAACTATTTCATGGATGGTCGTCTACCCAATGAACCTCTGAACATGTTGGAGCAGTGCCTACAGCATCCCGTCATGCAGCAGCCCTTGGAGAAGAAGATGAAGTCTTTCCCAATGGATGCCTACAACCAGAACACGTCGGAGATGAAGATGTCCGACTtctactggggggagcaggcaccctaCAGTCTGAACGACAACAGAGCTCTGTTGGCACAACAGTCAATGAATAACCAAAGGGGCAAGCGCCAACCCTCTGGCTATCGTTCAGGACAGGAACCAATGACCCGATTGCCATTCGAG AAGTCTCTTCTGGAAAAGCCATCTGAGCTGATATCCCAGCCCCCCTCTTTCCTCTCACTCACTGGATTTTCCCTGAGCCAG GAAAGGTTCCCCGGTAACAGCGTCTTCAATGATGTCTACAGCAAGTCGCCCTGTAGTAGCACAAAGTCTGAAGTGTGCCCACCCATAGGGCAGCAGGAGACCTCTCTGTACTCTCTGTTTGAGGGGAAACCTTGGTCTCCGTCTCTTCCGGCAAGCTCAG ATCATTCTACACCAGCCAGTCAGTCGCCTCATTCTTCAAACCCGAGCAGTTTGCCGAGCTCTCCCCCCACCCACAACCATGCAGCGCAGCCTTTCTCTAACTTTGGGCCTATAGGAACCCCAGATAACCGCGATCGGCGCGGTGCTGACCGATGGAAGACGGACAAGCCAG CAATGGGAGGTTTTGGTCTGGACTACCTGTCCGTGGCCTCCTCCTCGGAGAACAGCTGGCGCCAGATAAATAATTCCAGCAGTGCAAATGCTTGGACGGCCCAAAGCAACGCAAGAGAGGACTCGTCTGCCCTCATGGAGAGCTTGAAG tccATATGGTCTACCACAATGATGCATCCTGGTCCGTCAGCCCTGGAACAGCTCCTGATGCAGCAGAAGGAGAAGCAGCAGAGAGGACAGGGATCACTCAATCCTCCGCACTGA